The Chitinophaga pinensis DSM 2588 region ACACAATATCTACGCGTTGTCTGCCATTAATAAGGATCTCCTGACGGGCATATCCTACAAAAGTAACAACCAGTACATCCTGTGGTGAAGCCTGTATACTGTATGTACCGTCAGGACGGGTCGTCACACCTTTTGAAGGTGCACTGCGTAAGGTTACGTTAGCACCTGGTAAAGGTTCATTCCCTTCGCCGCTTACGCGACCAGTGATAAGCGTATCTGCATACGGCTTAGTAGCAGATGCCTGCACACCCACCAGCAGCAGGACTAAAAAGAAACATAGATGGAATAGTTGAACAAAAGAAAAGCCGGCAACAGGCCCACGCTTTTTATAGCGCATAAAAGGGCCATAGGAGGAAACTGTGGAATACATACATGACCGTTTGAATTAACAAAAACGGGGAGAAGCGGTTAACGTGGACTTCATTTCATAACGCTGACATGCATGTTCGTTGATTAACGACATGGCAGTACCGGTGCGTAAAAAGCAGCTTTCTGCTCTCCCTTGTTGTAATGACACGTTACAACACCGGTACCGCCATTCGTTAAGTTGGATTTATTCTATACCCCAGTCTTTATTGGGTGTTGCTCCCATTTCCAGCAGCAGGGTACCTCCGCTGGCAATATCCGCATGATCGATATGCGCATACTTGTAGGGTTTACCATTTAACCAGGCTTTCTGGATATAACGGTTTGTCGCACTGTTGTTACGCGCAACAATACTGAACTGCTTCCCTTTGGCATAGGTAGGATCAAGCTTTAATGTGATGGCATCAAACACTGGACTGGTGATCTCATAACGGTTGCTTCCCGGACATACCGGATGCAGACCACTGGCTACCAGTACATACCAGGCAGACATTTGTCCGACGTCCTCATTACCAACTAACCCCTCTACAGAATTATGATAAGCGCGGGCGCAGATATCGCGTGTCCATTTTTGTGTCAGCCATGGCGTACCAAGATAATTGAACAGGAAAGGCACATGATGCACCGGCTCATTCGCATGATTATAGTAATCATTCCACATCATGTTTTCCGGCGCCTTATCAAAGAAAGCAGTCAGATCCGCAAGTACCTTTTCCTTGCCACCCATTAACGTAATCATCCCTGGCACATCCTGTGGTACAAACCATCCCTGCTGATATGGACTGCTTTCAATGGTACCATATCCCTGACGCATGCGACCCTCTTCCGGCCATGCCTGCCAGCTGCCGTCATCATTGCGCGGACGGAACCAGGCTTTTGAGCTGTCAAATACATTACGGTAATTAGCGCCGCGTGCTGTATATGTCTGCGCATCCTCTCTTTTATTAAGCAGACCGGCCAGCCGGCCTAAACACCATTCAGTATATGCATATTCCAGTGTTAATGATACGCTTAGGCCGCCGGTAGAATACCCCTTACTGCCATTCCCGAATTTCTCTATGGTATTCTTTGCAAAACCATACGCTTTCTGTACATCGAAATTACGGATCCCTTTTGCATAAGCATCCGTAATCACAGATACAGCAGGATTACCAATCATACAACCACTGTACGCATTCAGTATCTCCCAACGCTCAAGATAATGGTTACCGCTTTCATCCGCGAGTGTCACCAATGAATTGATTTCATCATTTACAACAGCAGGGTTGATAATGGTCTGCAGCGGCATCTGACTGCGGAACACATCCCATCCGCTGAAAATGGTACGTCTGCGGAAGTTTTTATCTGTATGCACCTTGCCGTCGCCACCCATATATTTACCATCAACATCTGCACACTGACGCGGATCGATCATTGTATGATACAGGGCACTGTAGAATACTTTACGCTCTTCTTCAGTACCACCCTTGATAGCTATTTTGCCTAATGCCTGGTTCCACAATGCGGTTGTATGCTGCTGCACACCATCGAAATCCCAGCCTTTTATTTCTGCCTGCAGGTTCGCCTTTGCACCATCGATACTTACGAAAGAGATACCCGCTTTCATCAATACTTTTTCATTCGCAGTAGTAGCAAATTCTGTATAAAAACCAAGGTGTTTGCCGGCCTTTTCTTTTACGCCAGGCAATACAGCGGCCTTCCCGATCTGCTGCTGATAACGGTCGCTTTCAATGTCCTCACGTTTGCGGGACCAGTCATCCGGAATATCAGCACTCCATACGCCGGATTTACGCAGCGGCTTACTGAACTGTGCATAGAAGTATACCGTGTAATTCGCCTTTCCATCACCGTTTCCCCAGCCGCCACCATCAGGGGTACAACGC contains the following coding sequences:
- a CDS encoding GH92 family glycosyl hydrolase, with the translated sequence MKKNSKLLTGAILMAPFISLAQQPADYVNPFIGASTSTGAAGIYHGLGKTFPGAATPFGMVQLSPNTITGGDNGSGYSYEHTTIEGFAFTQMSGIGWYGDLGNFLVMPTTGPLQTVAGKPEHPEEGYRSTYAKEEEKASAGYYGVKLTEHNIKAEMTAAPHSGILRFTFPANQQSRIQIDLARRVGGTSVWQEVKVIDDHTIAGYMRCTPDGGGWGNGDGKANYTVYFYAQFSKPLRKSGVWSADIPDDWSRKREDIESDRYQQQIGKAAVLPGVKEKAGKHLGFYTEFATTANEKVLMKAGISFVSIDGAKANLQAEIKGWDFDGVQQHTTALWNQALGKIAIKGGTEEERKVFYSALYHTMIDPRQCADVDGKYMGGDGKVHTDKNFRRRTIFSGWDVFRSQMPLQTIINPAVVNDEINSLVTLADESGNHYLERWEILNAYSGCMIGNPAVSVITDAYAKGIRNFDVQKAYGFAKNTIEKFGNGSKGYSTGGLSVSLTLEYAYTEWCLGRLAGLLNKREDAQTYTARGANYRNVFDSSKAWFRPRNDDGSWQAWPEEGRMRQGYGTIESSPYQQGWFVPQDVPGMITLMGGKEKVLADLTAFFDKAPENMMWNDYYNHANEPVHHVPFLFNYLGTPWLTQKWTRDICARAYHNSVEGLVGNEDVGQMSAWYVLVASGLHPVCPGSNRYEITSPVFDAITLKLDPTYAKGKQFSIVARNNSATNRYIQKAWLNGKPYKYAHIDHADIASGGTLLLEMGATPNKDWGIE